A portion of the Cryptomeria japonica chromosome 5, Sugi_1.0, whole genome shotgun sequence genome contains these proteins:
- the LOC131064406 gene encoding putative UPF0481 protein At3g02645 translates to MPVPKVGVSQWLEIVKNTQKHGEEQGIISHDHPYIFTVPETLRIERPEAYLPQVASLGPYHHLELKLYEAERYKSRLAIEVEKTAEKSFEDLVNEIIRMGADIRNCYNDPIQCNNEELGWMMARDAVFILKFIDCYNQCPNPKFEQETGSESQELDDKLKDRIAIACKCFSPFIDVVTSINVGDTNHDSHRSIACDGRHILECLYNSVVPKKNAGHTDDIVDQKRNMEKFKSFHCFPQITSRFKDFLHPKSHIKSGKNLPSATELHRRGVKFAPFTWARTSEEIRFDRASSTLFLPCIEMDYRTDVFLRNMVAVEAFMMCKTRVFTCYVDLMDRLIDTPNDVAVLKMYGIICSDLGSDKEISILWNGIRRSVWRSAYEPIDQTIKDLNAYYRSRYGVLLGQFFREHFSNSWRAASVVGACTLLVLAFL, encoded by the exons ATGCCTGTTCCTAAAGTAGGAGTCTCTCAGTGGCTGGAGATTGTTAAAAACACACAAAAGCACGGAGAAGAACAAGGGATAATATCTCATGACCATCCATACATTTTCACAGTACCAGAGACCTTGCGTATTGAAAGGCCAGAAGCTTACCTTCCTCAGGTAGCTTCTCTAGGACCTTATCATCATCTTGAACTTAAACTGTATGAGGCTGAAAGATATAAATCTAGGCTTGCCATCGAAGTTGAGAAAACAGCAGAGAAGTCTTTCGAAGATCTGGTTAATGAGATCATTAGAATGGGAGCAGATATAAGGAACTGCTACAATGATCCTATTCAATGCAACAATGAAGAACTAGGATGGATGATGGCTCGAGATGCTGTGTTTATTCTGAAGTTCATTGATTGCTATAACCAATGTCCGAACCCAAAATTTGAACAG GAGACTGGATCAGAAAGTCAAGAATTGGACGACAAGCTGAAAGACAGAATTGCAATTGCCTGTAAGTGCTTCTCCCCTTTCATAGATGTCGTTACTTCCATAAATGTTGGAGATACAAATCATGATTCACATCGCTCCATTGCATGTGATGGAAGACATATACTGGAATGCCTTTACAATTCTGTTGTCCCAAAGAAAAATGCTGGTCATACTGATGACATTGTTGATCAGAAGAGAAACATGGAGAAGTTCAAAAGCTTTCACTGTTTTCCCCAGATAACATCAAGATTTAAAGATTTCTTGCATCCAAAATCACATATAAAATCTGGCAAAAATCTGCCTTCGGCCACAGAATTACACAGGAGAGGAGTAAAATTTGCTCCTTTTACATGGGCCAGGACATCAGAAGAAATAAGGTTTGATAGAGCCAGCTCTACACTTTTTCTCCCTTGTATAGAAATGGACTACAGAACAGATGTTTTCTTGAGAAATATGGTGGCAGTCGAAGCTTTCATGATGTGCAAAACCAGAGTGTTTACTTGCTATGTAGATCTGATGGACAGACTCATTGACACTCCGAATGATGTTGCAGTGCTGAAAATGTATGGAATTATCTGCAGTGACTTGGGAAGTGATAAGGAAATAAGCATTTTATGGAATGGCATTCGTAGATCAGTATGGAGGAGTGCATATGAGCCTATAGACCAAACAATTAAGGATCTCAATGCTTATTACAGAAGTAGATATGGAGTTTTATTGGGTCAGTTTTTTCGGGAACATTTCTCAAATTCATGGCGAGCTGCATCGGTGGTGGGAGCATGTACTCTGCTGGTTCTAGCTTTCTTGTAG